In one Pseudodesulfovibrio tunisiensis genomic region, the following are encoded:
- a CDS encoding sensor histidine kinase, with protein MTNDKSLLERICPFRACHNKILLGMIFGSLLLALTLPLANAIFVYPAFEDVIIKGIESDAMRLARHLSPASLKHSELTRSRMTDTFFAEIYRLEYAFGLTKVRFYAPDGEILYSTNPREMGQINNTPYFREIVSTGTPFSKLISQESITLKGDRIEHDIVESYVPYMNGARFLGAFEMYFDITKRMTRLRGLVFCSSLAMFTLGGFLLLAMIMLIRIQARHLVEQEQAQELREEVDRIARHDIKTPIAGILSGLEYIQHFTHLDAEQSEIAASMRQAANSALEMISRGLELYRMETGIYEYNPKEVDILGTAQICANNLASLADSKQVRILVTLDGRPPAPGRQCHFPAEDPLLYSMLGNLLKNAIEASPENNRVTLGIRKSRSELQLKIHNFGTVPESVRTAFFDKYATAEKSGGTGLGTYSARLMARTMGGDITMSTSEEEGTMLVVTLPQPNPLDIPSAS; from the coding sequence ATGACGAATGATAAGAGCCTGTTGGAAAGAATATGCCCGTTTCGGGCCTGCCACAACAAGATCCTGCTCGGCATGATCTTCGGCTCCCTGCTGCTCGCCCTGACCCTGCCCCTTGCCAATGCGATCTTCGTGTATCCGGCGTTCGAGGACGTGATCATCAAGGGCATCGAATCCGACGCCATGCGGCTCGCCCGCCATCTTTCTCCCGCCTCCCTCAAGCACAGCGAACTGACCAGATCCCGCATGACCGACACCTTCTTCGCGGAAATCTACAGACTTGAATACGCCTTCGGCCTGACCAAGGTCCGCTTCTACGCCCCGGACGGAGAAATCCTGTATTCCACCAATCCCCGGGAAATGGGACAGATCAACAACACCCCGTATTTTCGCGAGATCGTGTCCACGGGCACTCCCTTTTCCAAGCTGATCTCCCAGGAGAGCATCACGCTGAAAGGAGACCGCATTGAACACGATATCGTGGAATCCTATGTGCCCTACATGAACGGAGCCCGTTTTCTGGGCGCGTTCGAAATGTATTTCGACATAACCAAGCGCATGACCCGACTCCGCGGTCTGGTGTTTTGTTCCTCGCTGGCCATGTTCACACTCGGCGGGTTCCTGCTTCTGGCCATGATCATGCTCATACGCATTCAGGCCCGGCATCTGGTGGAACAGGAGCAGGCGCAGGAACTCAGGGAGGAGGTGGACCGCATTGCCCGGCACGACATCAAGACCCCGATCGCGGGCATCCTGAGCGGACTGGAATACATCCAGCACTTCACGCATCTGGACGCGGAACAGTCCGAGATCGCCGCCAGCATGCGTCAGGCTGCCAACTCGGCCCTGGAAATGATCAGCCGGGGGCTGGAGCTCTACCGCATGGAAACCGGAATCTACGAATACAACCCCAAGGAAGTGGATATTCTGGGAACCGCGCAGATATGCGCCAACAACCTTGCCTCACTGGCCGACTCCAAACAGGTGCGCATACTCGTCACTCTGGACGGAAGGCCGCCCGCACCGGGCAGGCAATGCCATTTCCCGGCCGAAGACCCCCTGCTCTATTCCATGCTCGGCAACCTGCTGAAAAACGCGATCGAGGCCTCCCCGGAAAACAATCGGGTAACTCTGGGAATCCGCAAATCCAGATCCGAACTCCAGCTCAAGATTCACAATTTCGGTACAGTGCCGGAATCCGTCCGCACCGCCTTTTTCGACAAGTACGCCACGGCCGAAAAAAGCGGAGGCACGGGCCTCGGCACCTACTCGGCCCGTCTCATGGCCCGAACCATGGGTGGAGACATCACCATGTCCACCTCCGAGGAGGAAGGCACCATGCTCGTGGTGACCCTTCCGCAGCCCAACCCTCTGGACATCCCTTCCGCGTCCTGA
- the hmcA gene encoding sulfate respiration complex hexadecaheme cytochrome HmcA, whose protein sequence is MERGRRLLFWAGIMFVFAAVSIVCLEAQGLDAMAKADDPARADIVTIDTMADFGKLELPAVAFYHDMHTDALAKQGKDCTACHKKDAEGKMSLKYDRLKDENAASVKEIYHSGCISCHTEMADLSQKTGPVDGQCRSCHTVKPLQSDRQPVKMDLSLHARHVTATGGDEKCGTCHHRYDEASKKLVYEKGKEQNCRNCHEQMPTEEVKLSFAQASHASCVPCHQKFAAEKRDSGPVRCASCHSAEAQTEIRQLKDVPRLKRGQPDVALLVARDTQGRPRADVGAVAFNHKAHETYAQDCRSCHVGKGSMDGDFFKLAGDMHLPSNTQGCVGCHKTRQQDPTCAGCHAQMKRNAAPDTASCAKCHDDSLNSLYRDGKMPERNVSEAKAAEVIAGRDLTVSTISVNEIPETVVIDSLVDKYQASQFPHRKIVLSLLKGMKDDKLAGYFHGQETLMCQGCHHRSPASRTPPGCGSCHAKPFDPATPDRPGLKAAYHGQCMSCHTAMKLEKPRNTACVECHKKK, encoded by the coding sequence ATGGAGAGAGGAAGACGACTGCTGTTTTGGGCTGGAATCATGTTCGTGTTCGCTGCCGTGTCCATCGTCTGCCTTGAAGCGCAGGGCCTGGACGCGATGGCGAAAGCCGATGATCCCGCCCGCGCCGACATTGTCACCATCGACACGATGGCCGACTTCGGCAAACTGGAACTTCCGGCGGTGGCCTTCTACCACGACATGCACACGGATGCCCTTGCAAAGCAGGGCAAGGATTGCACCGCATGTCACAAGAAGGATGCCGAAGGAAAAATGTCCCTCAAGTACGACCGCTTGAAGGATGAAAACGCTGCCAGCGTCAAGGAAATCTATCATTCCGGCTGCATCAGCTGCCACACGGAAATGGCTGATCTGAGCCAGAAGACCGGTCCGGTGGACGGCCAGTGCCGTTCCTGCCATACGGTCAAGCCGCTTCAGAGCGACAGGCAGCCCGTGAAAATGGACCTGTCCCTGCACGCCCGCCATGTCACGGCGACCGGCGGGGATGAAAAATGCGGCACCTGCCACCATCGCTATGACGAGGCTTCCAAGAAGCTGGTCTACGAGAAGGGCAAGGAACAGAACTGCCGCAACTGTCACGAGCAGATGCCGACAGAGGAAGTCAAGCTCTCCTTTGCTCAGGCTTCCCATGCTTCCTGCGTGCCCTGTCACCAGAAGTTCGCTGCCGAGAAAAGGGACTCCGGTCCGGTCAGGTGTGCAAGTTGCCATAGCGCCGAGGCCCAGACCGAAATCAGGCAGCTCAAGGACGTTCCCCGGCTCAAGCGCGGTCAGCCCGACGTTGCACTGCTCGTTGCCAGGGATACTCAAGGCAGACCCCGGGCCGATGTGGGCGCGGTCGCGTTCAATCACAAGGCGCATGAGACCTACGCGCAGGACTGCCGTTCCTGCCATGTGGGCAAGGGCTCCATGGATGGCGACTTCTTCAAGCTGGCCGGCGACATGCACCTGCCTTCCAACACGCAGGGCTGCGTGGGCTGCCACAAGACCCGCCAGCAGGACCCGACCTGTGCGGGCTGCCATGCCCAGATGAAGCGGAATGCCGCTCCGGATACCGCGTCCTGCGCCAAGTGTCATGATGATTCCCTGAACAGCCTGTACCGCGACGGAAAGATGCCGGAAAGGAACGTGTCCGAGGCCAAGGCTGCGGAAGTGATTGCCGGTCGCGATCTGACCGTTTCCACCATTTCGGTGAACGAGATTCCCGAGACCGTGGTCATCGACAGCCTCGTGGACAAGTATCAGGCCAGCCAGTTTCCGCATCGCAAGATCGTGCTTTCGCTCCTCAAGGGCATGAAGGACGACAAGCTGGCGGGCTACTTCCACGGGCAGGAAACCCTCATGTGTCAGGGGTGCCATCACAGGAGCCCGGCGTCCAGGACTCCGCCCGGATGCGGCAGCTGCCACGCCAAGCCCTTTGACCCGGCCACCCCGGATCGTCCCGGCCTCAAGGCCGCGTACCACGGCCAGTGCATGAGCTGCCACACCGCGATGAAGCTGGAAAAGCCCAGGAACACCGCGTGTGTCGAGTGCCACAAGAAGAAGTAA
- the hmcB gene encoding sulfate respiration complex iron-sulfur protein HmcB — translation MNRRKFLGLMGAAGVSATLGKKAEAAGNVSFDGYPGSKGVLFDATRCIGCRKCEVGCNEINGLPAPEKPFDDLTVLDTERRTENEAYTVVNKYETGKGSVFRKIQCMHCLEPACASACFVSAFRKQPSGAVSYDESVCVGCRYCMVACPFEVPTYSYNDPITPKVIKCHLCEPHIQSGKVEVPGCVGKCPKEALVYGERSELIRIARRRIEAHPERYVDHIYGEREMGGTSWLYLSGVPFGELGMREDLGTHSGPELTSGALSVVPMVPALWPLLLAGVYGMTKRQHKIADNEKADAVAEAIATTQAEADTKLKAAMQRAQSDKEATVKREVEKARQEAIREAEEAARAAAEGDDNADNGEKEEEGA, via the coding sequence ATGAACCGAAGAAAGTTTCTCGGCTTGATGGGAGCGGCGGGAGTCTCCGCCACGCTGGGAAAAAAGGCTGAAGCCGCCGGAAACGTGTCGTTCGACGGGTATCCGGGCAGCAAGGGCGTGCTGTTTGACGCCACCCGCTGCATCGGCTGCCGCAAGTGCGAGGTCGGGTGCAACGAGATCAACGGCCTGCCCGCGCCGGAAAAGCCGTTCGACGACCTGACCGTGCTCGATACCGAGCGCAGAACCGAAAACGAAGCCTATACCGTGGTCAACAAGTACGAGACCGGCAAGGGGTCCGTGTTCCGCAAGATTCAGTGCATGCACTGTCTGGAACCGGCCTGCGCTTCCGCGTGCTTCGTGTCCGCGTTCAGGAAACAGCCCTCGGGTGCCGTCAGCTATGACGAGTCCGTGTGCGTGGGCTGCCGCTACTGCATGGTTGCGTGTCCCTTCGAGGTGCCGACCTATTCCTACAACGACCCCATCACCCCCAAGGTGATCAAGTGCCACCTCTGCGAGCCGCACATCCAGTCCGGCAAGGTCGAGGTGCCCGGTTGCGTGGGCAAGTGTCCCAAGGAAGCGCTGGTCTACGGCGAGCGCTCCGAGTTGATCAGGATTGCGCGCCGTCGCATCGAGGCGCATCCCGAACGCTACGTGGATCACATCTACGGCGAACGCGAGATGGGGGGCACGAGCTGGCTCTACCTCTCGGGTGTGCCGTTCGGGGAACTGGGCATGCGCGAGGATCTGGGCACACATTCCGGCCCGGAACTGACCTCCGGCGCCCTGTCCGTGGTGCCCATGGTGCCCGCGCTGTGGCCCCTGCTTCTGGCCGGGGTGTACGGCATGACCAAACGTCAGCACAAGATTGCGGACAACGAGAAGGCCGATGCCGTTGCCGAGGCGATCGCCACGACACAGGCAGAGGCTGATACCAAGCTCAAGGCTGCCATGCAACGCGCCCAGTCCGACAAGGAAGCCACTGTCAAGCGCGAGGTTGAAAAGGCCCGGCAGGAGGCGATCAGGGAGGCCGAAGAGGCCGCCAGAGCCGCTGCCGAGGGCGACGACAATGCCGACAATGGCGAAAAGGAAGAGGAGGGCGCGTAA
- the hmcC gene encoding sulfate respiration complex protein HmcC: MSTEAVSNKSVFTPFNVITGAIIAMGLILTVMRFYNGLGTVTNLDNNNPWGIWIGFDLLVGVVLAAGGYTTSSAVLLFGMKKHRAAVRPALLTAFLGYFFVVVALTYDLGRPWRLPYPFVVQSGTTSMLFEVGLCVALYLTVLFLEFSPAALEWLGFKRLRNWIHKGTIALTVFGVVLSTLHQSSLGALYLIAPSKLHPLWYSTYLPTFFFISSIAAGLSMVMFEGWISHKAFHDHMSEEYLGQHDDLYYGFAKGASWVLLGYFFAKVIGIAVDDEWHLLATGWGQWFLIELLGFVLMPCLLYAIGAREKNLKLIRWTALLTVAGIILNRLNVSLIAFNYHLPADQRYFPSWQEFGITIFVCTLIVVTFRFIVTRMPIFHDHPDYKDHH; the protein is encoded by the coding sequence ATGTCTACCGAAGCCGTGTCCAATAAATCCGTCTTTACTCCGTTCAACGTGATCACCGGCGCCATCATCGCGATGGGCCTGATCCTGACGGTCATGAGGTTCTACAACGGTCTCGGCACCGTCACCAATCTCGACAACAACAATCCGTGGGGCATCTGGATCGGGTTCGACCTGCTGGTCGGCGTGGTTCTGGCCGCGGGCGGCTACACCACGTCGTCCGCCGTGCTCCTGTTCGGCATGAAGAAGCATCGCGCCGCGGTGCGCCCGGCCCTGCTGACCGCATTTCTGGGCTACTTCTTCGTGGTCGTGGCCCTGACCTACGACCTTGGCCGTCCATGGCGGCTGCCGTATCCCTTCGTGGTGCAGAGCGGCACCACCTCCATGCTCTTCGAGGTGGGCCTGTGCGTGGCCCTGTACCTGACGGTCCTGTTTCTGGAGTTCAGCCCGGCCGCGCTCGAGTGGCTCGGCTTCAAGCGGCTCCGCAACTGGATCCACAAGGGCACCATCGCCCTGACCGTGTTCGGCGTGGTCCTGTCCACCCTGCATCAGTCCTCGCTGGGCGCGCTGTATCTCATCGCCCCGAGCAAGCTGCATCCCCTGTGGTACTCGACCTATCTGCCCACGTTCTTCTTCATCTCGTCCATTGCCGCTGGTCTGTCCATGGTCATGTTCGAGGGGTGGATTTCCCACAAGGCGTTCCATGATCACATGAGCGAGGAATACCTCGGCCAGCACGACGATCTGTACTACGGCTTTGCCAAGGGCGCGAGCTGGGTGCTGCTGGGCTACTTCTTCGCCAAGGTCATCGGCATTGCCGTGGATGACGAGTGGCATCTTCTGGCCACGGGCTGGGGCCAGTGGTTCCTGATCGAACTGCTGGGCTTCGTGCTCATGCCGTGCCTGCTCTACGCCATCGGTGCGCGCGAGAAGAACCTGAAGCTCATCAGGTGGACCGCGCTGCTGACCGTGGCGGGCATCATCCTGAACCGTCTGAACGTGTCGCTCATCGCCTTCAACTATCACCTGCCTGCCGACCAGCGGTACTTTCCGAGCTGGCAGGAATTCGGGATCACCATCTTCGTGTGCACCCTGATCGTGGTCACCTTCCGGTTCATCGTGACCAGAATGCCCATCTTCCACGATCATCCCGATTACAAGGACCACCACTAG
- the hmcD gene encoding sulfate respiration complex protein HmcD, with translation MEQAFYTLQDFMLYTKGWAYVLMGVSLVVFVAYWKFLFSRDKD, from the coding sequence ATGGAACAGGCATTCTACACGCTTCAGGATTTCATGCTCTACACCAAGGGGTGGGCCTATGTGCTCATGGGCGTTTCCCTCGTGGTGTTCGTGGCCTACTGGAAGTTCCTGTTCAGCAGGGACAAGGACTAA
- the hmcE gene encoding sulfate respiration complex protein HmcE: protein MYELLTGPMLWLAFTVSVVGLALRIVMYIRGLDWKLDRVAYRPHMGAGLKGAFRSILAFIVPFANRSWRTKPGFTIMFFAFHIGLLGVPLFLEGHAVILKERFGIGWPAMSMAAADLLTIVTLVAAGFMCLRRLVLPEVRIVTDIRDWAVMIISIAPFVTGYVAVHQYGDYGFWLNAHIITGLIWIAALPFTKLFHVVGFFLSRAQLGMDFGIKRGGMNYEGFHW, encoded by the coding sequence ATGTACGAACTGTTGACTGGTCCGATGCTCTGGCTGGCGTTCACGGTGAGCGTGGTCGGCCTTGCGCTTCGAATCGTTATGTATATCAGAGGGCTGGACTGGAAACTCGACCGCGTGGCCTACCGTCCCCACATGGGAGCGGGGCTCAAGGGCGCGTTCCGCTCCATTCTCGCCTTCATCGTGCCGTTCGCCAACCGCAGCTGGCGCACCAAGCCCGGGTTCACGATCATGTTCTTCGCGTTCCATATCGGGCTGCTGGGTGTGCCGCTCTTTCTGGAAGGCCATGCCGTGATCCTCAAGGAGCGCTTCGGCATTGGCTGGCCCGCCATGTCCATGGCCGCGGCCGACCTGCTGACCATCGTGACGCTGGTGGCCGCCGGGTTCATGTGTCTGCGCCGTCTGGTGCTGCCCGAGGTCAGGATCGTGACCGACATCAGGGACTGGGCCGTGATGATCATTTCCATTGCCCCGTTCGTCACCGGGTATGTCGCGGTGCACCAGTACGGCGATTACGGCTTCTGGCTGAATGCCCACATCATCACCGGCCTGATCTGGATCGCGGCGCTGCCGTTCACCAAGCTGTTTCACGTGGTCGGGTTCTTCCTGTCCCGCGCCCAGCTCGGCATGGACTTCGGCATCAAGCGCGGCGGCATGAACTACGAAGGCTTCCACTGGTAG
- the hmcF gene encoding sulfate respiration complex iron-sulfur protein HmcF: MPEGKLCNRKPINTEEYLQEVLSDTGGKQYYAEMEELDVDVPKLQAALKNTLKSRTKTWLDMCAHCGLCADACFLYEVNGKDPRQVPAYKIQSTLGEIVKRNGEVDNEFMRHCMDVAWSQCTCCNRCGHYCPHGIDMGVMFSYLRGLLFSQGFVPWELKIGSGMHRVYKAQMNVTTEDWVETCEWMADEYSDDWPGLEIPVDKVGADIMYTCNAREPKHYPEDIAEAAILFHLAGENWTVPSEGWEQTSLTMFAGDWEGCTMQVNNVYAAIERLKPKRVFGTECGHAHRASAIEGPYWAGRPDGQPPAPFRHYVEWVAEALREGKIKIDPAKRIKRPVTLQDSCNYVRNWGLGSITREIISYLVEPGYFIDMAPNREHNYCCGGGGGFNGVGKYRPQRNVALRKKRDQILATGAELVIAPCHNCWDAIRDLEEEYHIGIEWSFLKPLLIEMAIVPDHLKPRDE, translated from the coding sequence ATGCCTGAAGGAAAGCTTTGCAATAGAAAACCGATCAATACCGAGGAGTACCTGCAGGAGGTCCTCTCCGACACCGGCGGCAAGCAGTATTACGCCGAGATGGAGGAACTGGACGTTGACGTGCCCAAGCTGCAGGCTGCCCTGAAGAATACCCTCAAGTCCAGAACGAAGACATGGCTGGACATGTGCGCCCACTGCGGGCTCTGCGCCGACGCGTGCTTTCTGTACGAAGTCAACGGCAAGGACCCCAGGCAGGTGCCCGCGTACAAGATACAGTCCACGCTGGGCGAGATCGTGAAGCGCAATGGCGAGGTGGACAACGAGTTCATGCGTCATTGCATGGATGTGGCCTGGTCCCAGTGCACCTGCTGCAACCGCTGCGGCCACTACTGCCCGCACGGCATCGACATGGGCGTCATGTTCAGCTACCTGCGCGGCCTGCTCTTTTCGCAGGGATTCGTGCCGTGGGAGCTGAAGATCGGCTCCGGCATGCATCGCGTGTACAAGGCCCAGATGAACGTCACCACCGAAGACTGGGTCGAGACCTGCGAATGGATGGCGGACGAGTACAGCGACGACTGGCCCGGGCTGGAAATCCCGGTGGACAAGGTCGGCGCTGACATCATGTACACCTGCAATGCGCGCGAGCCCAAGCATTATCCCGAGGACATTGCGGAAGCCGCGATCCTGTTCCATCTGGCGGGCGAGAACTGGACCGTTCCCAGCGAGGGCTGGGAGCAGACCAGCCTGACCATGTTTGCCGGTGACTGGGAAGGCTGCACCATGCAGGTCAACAACGTGTACGCGGCCATCGAGCGCCTCAAGCCCAAGCGGGTTTTCGGCACCGAATGCGGCCATGCGCACCGCGCCTCCGCCATTGAAGGCCCCTACTGGGCGGGCCGTCCCGACGGCCAGCCGCCTGCGCCGTTTCGCCATTACGTGGAATGGGTGGCCGAGGCCCTGCGCGAAGGCAAGATCAAGATCGATCCGGCCAAACGCATCAAGCGGCCCGTCACGCTGCAGGATTCCTGCAACTACGTGCGCAACTGGGGCCTTGGCTCCATTACCCGCGAGATCATCAGCTATCTGGTGGAACCGGGATACTTCATCGACATGGCACCCAACCGTGAGCACAATTACTGCTGCGGCGGCGGTGGCGGATTCAACGGCGTGGGCAAGTACCGCCCGCAGCGCAACGTGGCCCTGCGCAAGAAGCGCGACCAGATTCTGGCCACGGGCGCGGAACTGGTCATTGCCCCGTGCCACAACTGCTGGGACGCCATCCGCGACCTCGAGGAAGAGTACCACATCGGCATCGAGTGGAGTTTCCTCAAGCCACTGCTGATCGAGATGGCCATTGTGCCCGACCACCTCAAGCCAAGGGACGAATAG
- a CDS encoding universal stress protein codes for MFKKILFATTISPSSDAAARVAFDLAERYESELWALHIVGVPTRAFSHLITDSKTGEEVTLDEDYVSCVRDEMKEYYANQLKSCPDCVLDAASGVPYREILRKAREEDVDLIVMGGAVTEDDKGAFRHKIYAGSTLHAVAKRAQCPVLVVGRPAASFWGGFSRIVFATDFSKASEHAFQFARTAAERYDAELSVFSVMDLSGIHAGHNLSQDRIEDELMEIRRKMRRDYSAQLKGVECDFEAWEGIPYVEIVKYARERGADLVVMALQATEDEAGVIGSTLEQVVMRANCPVICVNRAAKA; via the coding sequence ATGTTTAAGAAAATCCTGTTTGCGACCACGATTTCGCCTTCCAGCGATGCAGCGGCGCGCGTGGCCTTCGATCTGGCCGAGCGCTACGAGTCCGAGCTGTGGGCATTGCATATCGTGGGCGTGCCCACCCGGGCCTTCAGCCATCTCATCACCGATTCCAAGACCGGCGAGGAAGTGACCCTTGACGAGGACTACGTGAGTTGCGTCAGGGACGAGATGAAGGAGTACTACGCGAACCAGCTCAAGTCCTGCCCGGACTGCGTGCTGGACGCGGCCTCCGGGGTTCCCTACCGGGAAATCCTGCGCAAGGCCCGCGAGGAAGACGTTGACCTGATCGTGATGGGCGGCGCCGTGACCGAGGACGACAAGGGCGCTTTCCGGCACAAGATCTATGCAGGCAGCACCCTGCACGCAGTGGCCAAACGCGCCCAGTGCCCGGTGCTGGTGGTTGGCCGTCCGGCTGCGTCCTTCTGGGGCGGATTCTCCAGGATCGTATTCGCCACGGACTTTTCCAAGGCCAGCGAACACGCCTTTCAGTTCGCGCGCACGGCTGCGGAAAGGTATGACGCCGAACTCAGCGTGTTCAGCGTCATGGACCTTTCCGGCATCCACGCCGGACACAATCTGTCCCAGGACCGGATCGAGGACGAACTCATGGAGATTCGTCGCAAGATGCGTCGGGACTATTCCGCGCAGCTCAAGGGCGTGGAGTGCGATTTCGAGGCATGGGAAGGCATTCCCTACGTGGAAATCGTCAAGTACGCCCGCGAACGTGGCGCCGATCTCGTGGTCATGGCCCTGCAGGCCACCGAAGACGAGGCCGGTGTCATCGGGTCAACGCTGGAGCAGGTGGTCATGCGTGCCAACTGCCCGGTGATCTGCGTCAATCGCGCCGCCAAGGCGTAA
- the divK gene encoding DVU0259 family response regulator domain-containing protein, translating into MAKKIMIVDDDPNIVSYLTDLFTDNGYRTCTAADGTDALTVVQEEQPDLITLDLEMPREWGPRFYRKLTQNDEFKKIPVIVISGLEGNKYAIQKAVASLTKPFDRDELLSIVKDVLGE; encoded by the coding sequence ATGGCAAAGAAGATCATGATCGTTGATGACGATCCCAACATCGTCTCGTATCTGACCGATCTGTTCACCGACAACGGCTACCGGACCTGCACGGCCGCGGACGGCACCGATGCCCTGACCGTGGTTCAGGAAGAGCAGCCCGACCTCATCACCCTTGACCTGGAAATGCCCAGGGAATGGGGGCCCCGCTTCTATCGGAAACTGACCCAGAACGACGAGTTCAAGAAGATTCCCGTCATCGTCATCAGCGGTCTGGAAGGCAACAAGTACGCCATTCAGAAGGCTGTCGCCAGCCTGACCAAGCCGTTTGACCGTGACGAGCTTCTTTCCATCGTCAAGGACGTTCTCGGCGAATAG
- a CDS encoding hybrid sensor histidine kinase/response regulator, translated as MLLLNHKYLGYSVLLADAEEGVLLAFEGHLAAAGYTVLKASSDREALALFQEERPSIVVLDLNIGDMNGADLLRQMKRDRPDTQVIVLADYEEIELAVECLDCGASDYIIKPVVRTALDVCLDRAHERIAIRQNIRKYSENLELMHTTQLTLQQLFDEVPCYISVQSPDKRILRANRRFKEDFGDYIGGYCYQIYKHRTAPCPNCPVEATFRTGKSYQTEEIVTTWNGTRYNVLTWTAPIRDASGDIKQVLEIATDITQIRELQDHLTNLGLMIGSVSHGVKGMLTALDGGMYKLENGVRRGDNARIEEGTNLIKEMVNRIRNTVLDILYYAKERELNWESVNVVDFAHEVANTVEPKAKNSGITLIREIDEALGDFEIDPSVVSSALVNILENAVDACAGDDTKEEHWITYSVMRRNGDIVFRVCDNGMGMDRATREKMFSLFFSSKGSKGTGLGLYIANEVIDQHGGNIKVESREGEGTCFIITLPKSCPWKPGEGKPVSNVRLLENPIPADK; from the coding sequence ATGCTGCTGCTGAACCACAAATATCTGGGATACTCCGTGCTTCTGGCCGATGCCGAGGAAGGCGTGCTCCTCGCGTTCGAGGGGCATCTTGCTGCGGCAGGCTATACCGTGCTCAAGGCTTCGTCCGACAGGGAGGCACTGGCCCTGTTTCAGGAGGAAAGGCCGTCCATCGTCGTGCTGGACCTGAACATCGGGGACATGAACGGCGCGGACCTGCTCCGGCAGATGAAGCGCGACCGGCCAGATACGCAGGTCATCGTGCTGGCGGATTACGAGGAAATCGAACTTGCCGTGGAATGTCTGGATTGCGGCGCGTCCGACTACATCATCAAGCCCGTGGTCCGCACTGCTCTGGACGTGTGCCTCGACCGGGCGCACGAGCGCATCGCCATTCGCCAGAATATCCGCAAGTACAGCGAGAATCTGGAACTGATGCACACCACGCAGCTCACCCTGCAACAGCTTTTCGACGAAGTGCCGTGCTACATTTCCGTGCAGAGTCCGGACAAGCGGATCCTCCGCGCCAATCGGCGTTTCAAGGAGGATTTCGGGGATTACATCGGCGGGTATTGCTACCAGATATACAAGCATCGGACCGCGCCATGCCCGAACTGTCCTGTGGAAGCCACCTTTCGCACCGGAAAATCCTACCAGACCGAGGAAATCGTCACCACGTGGAACGGCACGCGATACAACGTGCTTACGTGGACCGCGCCCATCCGCGACGCGTCCGGCGACATCAAGCAGGTGCTGGAAATCGCCACGGACATCACCCAGATTCGCGAATTGCAGGATCATCTCACCAATCTCGGTCTGATGATCGGCTCCGTGTCCCATGGCGTGAAGGGCATGCTCACCGCACTGGACGGGGGCATGTACAAGCTGGAAAACGGGGTGCGGCGCGGAGACAACGCCAGGATCGAGGAAGGAACGAATTTGATCAAGGAAATGGTCAACCGCATCCGCAACACCGTGCTCGACATCCTGTACTACGCCAAGGAGCGCGAACTGAACTGGGAATCCGTGAATGTGGTGGATTTTGCCCATGAAGTGGCCAACACCGTGGAGCCCAAGGCCAAGAATTCCGGCATCACCCTGATTCGCGAGATCGACGAGGCTCTTGGCGATTTCGAGATCGATCCGTCCGTGGTGTCGTCCGCGCTGGTCAACATCCTCGAGAACGCCGTGGATGCGTGTGCCGGGGATGACACCAAGGAAGAGCACTGGATCACCTACTCCGTGATGCGCAGGAACGGGGATATCGTGTTCCGCGTCTGCGACAACGGCATGGGCATGGACCGGGCCACGCGTGAAAAGATGTTCTCCCTGTTCTTTTCCTCCAAGGGCAGCAAGGGAACCGGACTCGGCCTGTACATCGCCAACGAGGTCATCGACCAGCACGGCGGCAACATCAAGGTCGAGTCCCGGGAAGGCGAGGGTACCTGCTTCATCATCACGCTGCCCAAGTCGTGCCCATGGAAGCCGGGCGAGGGCAAACCCGTGAGCAATGTGCGGCTGCTGGAAAATCCGATTCCCGCCGACAAGTAG